The following are from one region of the Stanieria cyanosphaera PCC 7437 genome:
- a CDS encoding RNA-guided endonuclease InsQ/TnpB family protein produces MLVYEFKVKANKHQCQAINEAIRISQFIRNKCLRLWLDSSKEDKINCFALNKLTKVLADNKAEFPFVANLNSMARQASAERAWFAISRFYDNCKKKITGKKGFPKFKKNSRSVEYKTSGWKLSQDRKYLTITDKTGIGGLKLIGTYDLHYYQIEQIKRIRLIKRADGYYAQFCIDQKRLEDCTPTHNALGLDVGLESFYTDSNGDKVENPRFLRKAEKKLKRLQRSLSRKRGGSNNRSKARQKLARQHLKVSRQRKDFAVKLARCVMISNDIVVIENLNIKGLARTRMAKSVTDASWSLFRQWLEYFAKVFQRKLVAVNPNYTSQDCSSCGERVKKSLSTRTHICECGIVLCRDHNAAINILNKGLDAVGRTESLNDSGQINLCLVSESLLDKLAG; encoded by the coding sequence GTGTTAGTTTACGAATTCAAAGTTAAAGCTAATAAGCATCAATGCCAAGCTATTAATGAAGCCATTCGTATTAGTCAATTCATTAGAAATAAATGCTTGCGGTTGTGGCTTGATTCTTCTAAAGAAGATAAAATCAATTGCTTTGCTTTGAATAAGTTGACCAAGGTTTTAGCTGATAATAAAGCTGAGTTTCCTTTCGTTGCTAACCTTAATTCAATGGCTAGACAAGCTAGTGCAGAACGGGCTTGGTTTGCTATTTCTAGGTTTTACGATAACTGTAAGAAAAAAATAACTGGTAAAAAGGGATTCCCTAAGTTTAAGAAAAACTCTAGAAGTGTTGAATATAAAACCTCTGGTTGGAAGCTCTCTCAAGACCGTAAATATTTAACTATTACTGATAAAACAGGTATTGGTGGATTAAAACTGATAGGAACTTACGATTTACATTACTATCAAATTGAGCAGATTAAACGCATTAGATTAATTAAGAGAGCAGACGGGTATTATGCCCAGTTTTGCATTGACCAAAAACGGTTAGAAGATTGTACACCAACACACAATGCGCTCGGCTTAGATGTTGGTCTAGAGTCTTTTTATACCGACTCTAACGGAGATAAAGTTGAGAATCCTAGATTCTTACGCAAAGCTGAGAAGAAATTAAAACGTCTTCAGAGGTCTTTAAGTCGTAAGCGCGGAGGTTCTAACAACCGTAGTAAGGCAAGACAAAAACTAGCTAGACAACATCTTAAGGTAAGTCGCCAGCGTAAAGACTTTGCTGTGAAGCTAGCAAGGTGCGTAATGATATCTAATGATATCGTGGTGATTGAGAATCTTAATATTAAAGGTTTAGCTAGAACTAGGATGGCTAAGTCAGTGACTGATGCTAGCTGGTCATTGTTCAGACAATGGTTAGAGTATTTTGCTAAGGTCTTCCAACGAAAGTTAGTGGCAGTCAATCCGAATTACACAAGTCAGGATTGCAGTAGTTGTGGGGAAAGAGTCAAGAAAAGTCTCAGTACTAGAACTCATATCTGTGAGTGCGGTATAGTGCTTTGCCGTGACCACAATGCTGCTATAAACATTTTAAATAAAGGATTAGACGCGGTAGGGCGTACCGAGTCTTTAAACGATTCTGGACAGATTAACCTCTGTTTAGTGAGTGAAAGCTTGCTAGATAAGTTAGCTGGATGA
- a CDS encoding C39 family peptidase: protein MYEDFGIDISNSTELITLDLDGDGDYESTAIPYDADGDGVEGGYLIESDTNNDGIVDGTTIAYEIDSNGDGIIDSWRYDNYENYWEGQANPNSIEIVGLPEAEDPILASSQDRFLLEDDFIPEDSLLPENDFLPEDSLFPEDEFLPEVELVGNPDSDIENWHQQTYPDTCAIVSQEFILDELTGMDFSEEQLRQEAIDKGYYSPGYGTSLDNLGRLLEDYGFEVERTQDNTLEDLSAKLENGDKVLVSLDADEIWNLGQDDYQEDYLDDYSESSGCIPGQDCNHAVQVIGIDYSDRNNPMVILNDPGSPNGQGTMIPADEFIDAWADSNSYMVSTTGRTIQTV, encoded by the coding sequence ATGTACGAAGATTTTGGCATAGATATAAGCAATTCTACCGAATTAATCACCTTAGATCTTGATGGTGATGGTGACTATGAAAGTACGGCAATACCCTATGACGCTGACGGCGATGGCGTAGAAGGAGGATACCTAATCGAATCTGATACCAATAACGATGGTATAGTTGATGGAACGACTATTGCCTACGAAATCGATAGTAATGGTGATGGCATTATTGATTCTTGGCGATATGATAACTATGAAAATTATTGGGAAGGGCAAGCAAACCCAAATTCAATCGAGATAGTTGGATTGCCTGAAGCTGAAGACCCGATTCTAGCTTCTTCTCAAGATCGATTTCTTCTAGAGGATGATTTTATTCCAGAAGATAGTTTATTACCAGAAAATGATTTTCTTCCAGAGGATAGCTTATTCCCAGAAGATGAATTTCTTCCAGAAGTAGAATTAGTAGGTAATCCCGATAGTGACATAGAAAATTGGCATCAACAAACTTATCCAGATACCTGCGCGATAGTTTCTCAGGAATTCATTCTCGACGAACTAACTGGAATGGATTTTTCTGAAGAACAATTACGTCAAGAAGCGATCGATAAAGGTTATTACAGTCCTGGTTACGGTACTTCCCTAGATAATTTAGGTAGGTTGCTGGAAGATTACGGTTTTGAAGTAGAACGTACCCAAGATAATACTTTAGAAGACCTCAGTGCCAAGCTAGAGAATGGAGACAAAGTATTAGTCAGTCTCGATGCTGATGAAATTTGGAATCTCGGTCAAGATGATTACCAAGAAGACTATTTAGATGACTATTCCGAATCCTCTGGATGTATTCCAGGTCAAGATTGCAACCATGCCGTACAGGTAATCGGTATCGATTATAGCGATCGCAATAATCCCATGGTTATTCTCAACGATCCCGGTAGTCCTAATGGTCAAGGCACAATGATTCCCGCCGACGAATTCATCGATGCCTGGGCTGATAGTAATAGCTACATGGTATCCACTACAGGTCGCACGATTCAAACCGTTTAA